DNA sequence from the Gordonia polyisoprenivorans genome:
ATCGCCGATGTCGCCGAGTCGTCGGAGATCTATCGGGACGAGGTCTTCGGCCCGGTGCTGACCGTCTCGGCCTTCACCGACGACGACGATGCCATCCGCCGCGCCAACGACACCGTCTACGGTCTTGCGGCCTCGGCGTGGACCCGCGACGTCTACCGCGCCGGCCGCGCCTCCCGGGAGATCCACGCCGGGTGTGTGTGGATCAACGACCACATCCCGATCATCAGCGAGATGCCGCACGGTGGGGTCGGGGCCTCGGGCTTCGGCAAGGACATGTCGATGTACTCACTCGAGGAGTACCTGACCATCAAACACGTCATGAGCGACAACACCGGTGTCGCGCAGAAGGACTGGCACCGAACGGTGTTCGCCGATCCGGGTCGGGGTTCGCGATGACGTGGGCGAGCACACCGGGACGCCGGGCCGTCGAGATGGTGGCACAGGCCGCGCCGACGTCGTATTGGCTCGACCGGCCCGACCGTCCCGCCCCCCGTCAGCGGCTGTCGGAGGAGATCGACGCCGACCTGCTGGTCGTCGGCGGTGGCTTCACCGGACTGTGGACCGCGGTGACCGCCGCCGAACGGGACCCGGGCCGGCGGATCGTGCTGGTCGAACGTGATCGCATCGCCGAGCACGCCTCCGGCCGCAACGGCGGATTCTGCTCGTCGAGCATCACCCACGGACTCGGCAACGGCATCGATCGCTTCGAGGACGAGATGGACACGTTGCTGCGTCTGGGGAGTGAGACGCTCGACGAGATCGAGGCCGCGTTGGCCCGCCTGGACATCGACGCCGATGCCGAGCGCACCGGCGAACTCGACATCGCCAACGCCGACTGGCAGGTCGATGATCTTCGGGAGATGTCTTCGGCGGCGGCATTTCTCGGTAAGGAGATGCCGTTGCTGCCGGGACCGCAGGCGCGGGCGCGGGTGAACTCGCCGATGGTCAAGGCTGCGCTCTTCGACCCCGAGGTGATCATGCTCGACCCCGCGAAACTCGCGTGGGGGCTGGCTGCGGCGGCCGAGCGGCTCGGGGTGCGCATCTACGAACACACCGAGGTCTCCGGACTGCGGCGCGAGAACGGCCGGATGCGCGCGCGGGCCGGGTTCGGTGACGTCGTCGCCGATCGGGTCGTCCTGGCGACCTCGGCGAGTCCGTCTCTCGTGCGGCGACTTCGGCCCTACATCGTTCCGGTATGGGACTACGCCCTGATGACCGAGCCCCTCGACGCCGAGCGGCGGGCGGCGCTGGGTTGGGCCGGACGCGAGGGTCTGGCCGATTGTGGTCCACGCTTCCACTACTTCCGGCTGACCGCCGACGATCGGATTCTGTTCGGCGGCTGGGATGCGCTCTACCACTACGGTTCCGACGACTCGCGTCGTCATGAGTACGAGCCGGCCGAGTTCGCGTTGCTGGCCGAACACCTGCTGCAGATGTTCCCGCAGCTCGAGGGTGTCCGCGCCAGTCACACCTGGGGTGGCGTGATCGACACCTGCTCACGGTTCTGTGCCTTCTGGGACCGCTCGCACGGTGGTCGGGTGGTGACCACGGTCGGCTTCACCGGCCTCGGCGTCGGGGCCTCACACTTCGCCGCGGCGACCGCACTCGATCTCGTCGACGGCCTGTCGACCGAGCGTACCGCCCTGAAGATGGTGCGCTCCAAGCCGATTCCGTTCCCGCCGGAACCGTTGCGGTGGACCGGGATCACGCTGACCCGCCACCAACTCGCCCGCAGCGAGCGTCGCGAGGGCAAGCGAGGCGCATGGTTGACCGCGATGGACAAGGTCGGCCTGGGCTTCGACAGCTGAGTCCTCAACCGACCTGGTAGGTGCCCGTAGCGCGGGCGACGAGGGTGTCGTCGGTCGCCGAACGCAGGTCGACAGTGCAGTGACACAGTCGTTTCCCGCCGTACAGGCGGTCGGCAACGATCCTCAGATCGGCTGCGATCAGCGGCGAGACGAAGGTGACCGACAGTGACGTGGTGACGCCTCGCAGAGTCGCGGGGATCTCCCGCCCGGACCACGCCGCAGCCATAACCCCGATGTCGGCACATGCGCTGAGCGCGCCGCCGTGCACCATCTCGCCCACCGTGGTCAGGTCGGGGCGAAACGGCATGCGCAGTTCGGCGTGGCCGTCGGAGATGTCGTCGAGCGTGATGCCCAGGGTGGCCACGAAGGGGGATTGCGGGATGAGTGCACGCATCACCATCGAGCCGTCGGTGAATTCCGTCGTCATGGATACTCCTTGGTGTAGTCGAGATACGAAAAACTAGTTGGACTATGTAAACATAGTTTGACTATGTTTGACACATGACCTCCTTGCTCTCCGAGCCCCACGACAGGCGACGGCGCCGCACCCGCGCCGCCGTCCTCGACGCGGCTTCCACTCTGTTCGCGCGCGACGGCTATCGACAGACCTCGGTCGACGCCCTCGCCGCCGCCGCCGACATCGCCCTGACCTCTCTCTATGCCAATTTCGACGGAGGCAAGGCTCACGTGTACGCGGTCCTCGCATGTGCTGCGGCGCAACGGCACGCCCAGCGCATGTCACAGACGTTGCAGTCGGTCGCTCCCGGTGGACCGGCCGCGCGTGCCGCGCTGACCGAATACGTCAACTTCCACCGCGATGAACCCCTGGCCTTCCGGTTGCTCGGGTTGTCCGACGTCGCCGACGACCCGACACCGGCGGTCGGTATCGCCCGTCGGGAGATCGCTGCGATCCTGCTGGGTGTCGTTGATGAGGTGGTCGATCGCATTGCCGATGGCCCGCTGCCCCCGCGCGATCGAGTTGAGGTTCGCGAGCAGGTTGTTGTTGCCTGGGCCGGGATCAATGGGCTGCTCGCGCTGGTGGAGCGCGGTGTGATCGATGACGACCCCGACGGCCTTCTGCGACGCGCCGTCGCGCTCCATACCCACGATCTGGCTGGTGTTGACCATGCGGCCCGGTGAGCACTCGACACCTCAGCAGGCGCGGATCGCCGTGGCCGCTCTCGCGGCCTCGGTGCGATTGGCCCCGCGGTCGTTGCGCGGACCGGGCACCGGTCCGTCACGTCCGCTCATCCCCATACCCGACACCGCGGTCTGCCGTCACGCCGACGAGATGGCTCGGGACACACTCTCACCGGCGGTGTACCAACACAGCCGGCGATGCTGGGAATGGGCCATGGCACTCGCCGAGGTCGACGGGCTGACGCCGGACCCGGAGGCGCTGGTGGTGGCGTGCCTGCTGCACGACCTTGAGCTGGGCGGCGACGCCCAGGAGTTCGGATGCTTCGCCGTGGCCGGTGGGGTTGCGGCCGCCGACCACTGCATCCGGTACGGCCGTACCGATCTAGCCGATGTCGTGTCTGCCGCGATCGCC
Encoded proteins:
- a CDS encoding NAD(P)/FAD-dependent oxidoreductase, producing the protein MTWASTPGRRAVEMVAQAAPTSYWLDRPDRPAPRQRLSEEIDADLLVVGGGFTGLWTAVTAAERDPGRRIVLVERDRIAEHASGRNGGFCSSSITHGLGNGIDRFEDEMDTLLRLGSETLDEIEAALARLDIDADAERTGELDIANADWQVDDLREMSSAAAFLGKEMPLLPGPQARARVNSPMVKAALFDPEVIMLDPAKLAWGLAAAAERLGVRIYEHTEVSGLRRENGRMRARAGFGDVVADRVVLATSASPSLVRRLRPYIVPVWDYALMTEPLDAERRAALGWAGREGLADCGPRFHYFRLTADDRILFGGWDALYHYGSDDSRRHEYEPAEFALLAEHLLQMFPQLEGVRASHTWGGVIDTCSRFCAFWDRSHGGRVVTTVGFTGLGVGASHFAAATALDLVDGLSTERTALKMVRSKPIPFPPEPLRWTGITLTRHQLARSERREGKRGAWLTAMDKVGLGFDS
- a CDS encoding PaaI family thioesterase; amino-acid sequence: MTTEFTDGSMVMRALIPQSPFVATLGITLDDISDGHAELRMPFRPDLTTVGEMVHGGALSACADIGVMAAAWSGREIPATLRGVTTSLSVTFVSPLIAADLRIVADRLYGGKRLCHCTVDLRSATDDTLVARATGTYQVG
- a CDS encoding TetR family transcriptional regulator; this translates as MTSLLSEPHDRRRRRTRAAVLDAASTLFARDGYRQTSVDALAAAADIALTSLYANFDGGKAHVYAVLACAAAQRHAQRMSQTLQSVAPGGPAARAALTEYVNFHRDEPLAFRLLGLSDVADDPTPAVGIARREIAAILLGVVDEVVDRIADGPLPPRDRVEVREQVVVAWAGINGLLALVERGVIDDDPDGLLRRAVALHTHDLAGVDHAAR
- a CDS encoding HD domain-containing protein; translation: MTTPTAFCDAPSRSIPTIWLVLTMRPGEHSTPQQARIAVAALAASVRLAPRSLRGPGTGPSRPLIPIPDTAVCRHADEMARDTLSPAVYQHSRRCWEWAMALAEVDGLTPDPEALVVACLLHDLELGGDAQEFGCFAVAGGVAAADHCIRYGRTDLADVVSAAIAGHFAPRAGSGEVDRALHDAAHLDVAGHRVGEVTRAHVATVLDAFPRNGFRSEFGALIAVESRRRPASTAAVIRRVGLGAAMRLNPLERWRPTPTGSTTAEEAHRQGER